From the genome of Antennarius striatus isolate MH-2024 chromosome 19, ASM4005453v1, whole genome shotgun sequence, one region includes:
- the vgll2a gene encoding transcription cofactor vestigial-like protein 2a isoform X3, whose translation MSCLDVMYQVFGPQPYFSSYSPYHHQGDISAVVDEHFSRALSHTAAYPASSSHKAIRDGSFPMSQRSFPPSFWNSSYQPSVSSALGSALSAPHTELPYPGDPYTSVSLHSHLHQSSSDAWHPSHHHHHHHHHPYSLGGTLGTQGTAYPRPGVHEMYSSAFDPRYGSLLVPSVRPHHRLSSGSSVAGPSTSPCDLVGKGESGTGSTWSGAFAGAGAEIGLNMDSARCYGGLCSGTALLS comes from the exons ATGAGCTGCCTGGATGTGATGTACCAAGTGTTTGGTCCTCAACCTTATTTCAGCTCCTACAGCCCGTATCACCATCAG GGAGATATTAGTGCCGTGGTGGACGAGCACTTCAGCCGAGCCCTGAGCCACACAGCAGCGTACCCTGCATCCAGCAGCCACAAGGCCataagag ATGGATCATTCCCCATGAGCCAGAGAAGTTTCCCTCCATCTTTCTGGAACAGTTCCTACCAGCCGTCAGTCTCCTCTGCCCTGGGCAGCGCTCTGTCGGCTCCCCACACAGAGCTCCCTTATCCTGGGGACCCGTACACTTCTGTCTCTCTGCACAGCCACCTCCACCAGTCCAGCTCCGACGCGTGGCATCCAtcccatcaccatcatcaccaccaccaccacccttacTCTCTAGGGGGAACTCTAGGCACCCAGGGTACAGCGTACCCACGTCCGGGGGTTCATGAAATGTACAGTTCGGCGTTTGACCCACGCTACGGTTCTCTGCTGGTGCCCTCAGTAAGGCCTCATCATCGCCTGTCGTCAGGGAGCTCGGTCGCCGGGCCCAGCACCTCGCCCTGCGACCTGGTGGGGAAGGGAGAGTCAGGGACGGGTTCTACCTGGAGCGGCGCCTTTGCTGGAGCCGGAGCAGAAATTGGACTCAACATGGACTCAG CTCGGTGTTACGGCGGACTGTGCAGCGGCACAGCCCTGCTTAGCTGA
- the vgll2a gene encoding transcription cofactor vestigial-like protein 2a isoform X1: MSCLDVMYQVFGPQPYFSSYSPYHHQKLALYSKMQETQDGSSRLAPPGHPAIKEEDKELPPGAEYLSSRCVLFTYFQGDISAVVDEHFSRALSHTAAYPASSSHKAIRDGSFPMSQRSFPPSFWNSSYQPSVSSALGSALSAPHTELPYPGDPYTSVSLHSHLHQSSSDAWHPSHHHHHHHHHPYSLGGTLGTQGTAYPRPGVHEMYSSAFDPRYGSLLVPSVRPHHRLSSGSSVAGPSTSPCDLVGKGESGTGSTWSGAFAGAGAEIGLNMDSARCYGGLCSGTALLS, from the exons ATGAGCTGCCTGGATGTGATGTACCAAGTGTTTGGTCCTCAACCTTATTTCAGCTCCTACAGCCCGTATCACCATCAG AAACTGGCCTTGTATTCTAAAATGCAAGAAACCCAGGATGGCAGCAGCCGGCTCGCTCCCCCCGGCCACCCAGCAATCAAAGAAGAGGATAAGGAGCTGCCACCAGGAGCTGAATACCTGAGCTCCCGCTGTGTCCTCTTCACTTATTTCCAGGGAGATATTAGTGCCGTGGTGGACGAGCACTTCAGCCGAGCCCTGAGCCACACAGCAGCGTACCCTGCATCCAGCAGCCACAAGGCCataagag ATGGATCATTCCCCATGAGCCAGAGAAGTTTCCCTCCATCTTTCTGGAACAGTTCCTACCAGCCGTCAGTCTCCTCTGCCCTGGGCAGCGCTCTGTCGGCTCCCCACACAGAGCTCCCTTATCCTGGGGACCCGTACACTTCTGTCTCTCTGCACAGCCACCTCCACCAGTCCAGCTCCGACGCGTGGCATCCAtcccatcaccatcatcaccaccaccaccacccttacTCTCTAGGGGGAACTCTAGGCACCCAGGGTACAGCGTACCCACGTCCGGGGGTTCATGAAATGTACAGTTCGGCGTTTGACCCACGCTACGGTTCTCTGCTGGTGCCCTCAGTAAGGCCTCATCATCGCCTGTCGTCAGGGAGCTCGGTCGCCGGGCCCAGCACCTCGCCCTGCGACCTGGTGGGGAAGGGAGAGTCAGGGACGGGTTCTACCTGGAGCGGCGCCTTTGCTGGAGCCGGAGCAGAAATTGGACTCAACATGGACTCAG CTCGGTGTTACGGCGGACTGTGCAGCGGCACAGCCCTGCTTAGCTGA
- the vgll2a gene encoding transcription cofactor vestigial-like protein 2a isoform X2 — MSCLDVMYQVFGPQPYFSSYSPYHHQKLALYSKMQETQDGSSRLAPPGHPAIKEEDKELPPGAEYLSSRCVLFTYFQGDISAVVDEHFSRALSHTAAYPASSSHKAIRDGSFPMSQRSFPPSFWNSSYQPSVSSALGSALSAPHTELPYPGDPYTSVSLHSHLHQSSSDAWHPSHHHHHHHHHPYSLGGTLGTQGTAYPRPGVHEMYSSAFDPRYGSLLVPSVRPHHRLSSGSSVAGPSTSPCDLVGKGESGTGSTWSGAFAGAGAEIGLNMDSGLQAQDKSKDLYWF, encoded by the exons ATGAGCTGCCTGGATGTGATGTACCAAGTGTTTGGTCCTCAACCTTATTTCAGCTCCTACAGCCCGTATCACCATCAG AAACTGGCCTTGTATTCTAAAATGCAAGAAACCCAGGATGGCAGCAGCCGGCTCGCTCCCCCCGGCCACCCAGCAATCAAAGAAGAGGATAAGGAGCTGCCACCAGGAGCTGAATACCTGAGCTCCCGCTGTGTCCTCTTCACTTATTTCCAGGGAGATATTAGTGCCGTGGTGGACGAGCACTTCAGCCGAGCCCTGAGCCACACAGCAGCGTACCCTGCATCCAGCAGCCACAAGGCCataagag ATGGATCATTCCCCATGAGCCAGAGAAGTTTCCCTCCATCTTTCTGGAACAGTTCCTACCAGCCGTCAGTCTCCTCTGCCCTGGGCAGCGCTCTGTCGGCTCCCCACACAGAGCTCCCTTATCCTGGGGACCCGTACACTTCTGTCTCTCTGCACAGCCACCTCCACCAGTCCAGCTCCGACGCGTGGCATCCAtcccatcaccatcatcaccaccaccaccacccttacTCTCTAGGGGGAACTCTAGGCACCCAGGGTACAGCGTACCCACGTCCGGGGGTTCATGAAATGTACAGTTCGGCGTTTGACCCACGCTACGGTTCTCTGCTGGTGCCCTCAGTAAGGCCTCATCATCGCCTGTCGTCAGGGAGCTCGGTCGCCGGGCCCAGCACCTCGCCCTGCGACCTGGTGGGGAAGGGAGAGTCAGGGACGGGTTCTACCTGGAGCGGCGCCTTTGCTGGAGCCGGAGCAGAAATTGGACTCAACATGGACTCAG GTCTGCAAGCACAGGATAAGAGCAAGGATTTGTATTGGTTTTAG